Proteins encoded by one window of Apus apus isolate bApuApu2 chromosome 15, bApuApu2.pri.cur, whole genome shotgun sequence:
- the LOC127391116 gene encoding ammonium transporter Rh type A-like: MATLSPACPRRLLPLSLGLFQAALLLFFTLFVTYDEPSAQANLVANQLCGIFPLFQDIQVMLVVGLGLLLAFLPRYGLSALTHNFLLLNFSTQWALVLQGLLHHFHHGQVHLDLRNLLTAEFAAVTVLISAGAVLGRTSPCQLLVMAACEVPIYLASEWIIITHLGVLDVGGTITIHVFSCYFGLGVSKALFGATRQPVNPKETPTPPSDLLSLVGTLILWVFWPSFVSVLCQPGDAQHRAILNTFLAMSTSALTTVVASSLLERDGKLSPSHLQNGSLAGGVAIGVVADMAVPPVAALALGSLSAMMCVLGFKFLTPFLTRKLTLQDQCGIHNLHGLPGILGAVASAVAILAAGGHWGDRGAGRQAQCQAAGLVVAMGGSLLAGLLAGAALRLPCLAQPPPRLSFDDSLYFKIQDQAGSPGLGGTAEEGALALKEQV; this comes from the exons ATGGCCACgctgtcccctgcctgtccccgccgcctcctgcccctctccctgggGCTCTTCCAGGCTGCACTGCTCCTCTTCTTCACCCTCTTCGTTACCTACGatgagccctcagcacaggccAACTTGGTGGCCAACCAGCTCTGCGGCATCTTCCCCCTCTTCCAGGACATCCAGGTGAtgctggtggtggggctggggctccTGCTGGCGTTTCTGCCCCGCTATGGGCTTAGTGCCCTCACCCACAACTTCCTCCTGCTCAACTTCTCCACGCAATGGGcgctggtgctgcagggcttgCTCCATCATTTCCACCACGGCCAGGTCCACCTGGACCTCCGCAACCTCCTCACTGCTGAGTTTGCTGCTGTGACGGTGCTCATCTCAGCGGGAGCTGTTCTGGGGAGGACCAGCCCCTGCCAGCTTCTCGTCATGGCTGCCTGCGAAGTCCCCATCTACCTTGCCAGTGAGTGGATCATCATCACCCATCTGGGTGTCCTCGACGTGGGGGGCACCATCACGATCCATGTCTTCTCCTGCTATTTTGGCCTTGGTGTGTCCAAGGCTCTGTTTGGGGCAACGCGGCAGCCGGTGAACCCCAAGGAAACCCCAACACCTCCCTCTGACCTCCTGTCCCTTGTGGGGACGCTCATCCTCTGGGTTTTCTGGCCCAGCTTCGTGTCCGTCCTCTGCCAACCAGGAGATGCCCAGCATCGTGCCATCCTCAACACCTTCCTGGCCATGAGCACCAGTGCCCTGACCACCGTGGTGGCCTCCAGCCTGCTGGAAAGGGACGGCAAACTCAGCCCCAGCCACCTGCAGAATGGCAGCCTGGCTGGCGGGGTGGCCATCGGGGTGGTGGCTGACATGGCTGTGCCACCAGTGGCCGCTcttgccctgggcagcctctcaGCCATGATGTGTGTCCTTGGCTTCAAGTTCCTTACCCCGTTCCTGACCAGGAAACTCACACTCCAGGACCAGTgtggcatccacaacctccatGGCTTGCCCGGCATCCTTGGTGCCGTGGCCAGCGCTGTGGCCATCCTG GCAGCAGGGGGGCACTGGGGGGACcgcggggcaggcaggcaggcgcagtgccaggcagcagggctAGTGGTGGCCATGGGTGGCTCgctgctggctgggctgctggctggagctgctctccgCCTGCCTTGCCTGGCCCAGCCACCCCCACGCCTCAGCTTTGATGATTCCCTGTATTTTAAGATCCAGGATCAGGCtgggagcccagggctgggtggcACTGCTGAGGAGGGAGCTCTGGCTCTGAAGGAGCAGGTTTAG